The window TATCTTCTCACTTGTCAGCGTTATATCGAGATGAACCCAGTCCGTGCCGGAATGGTAAAATATCCTGGGGACTACAGGTGGTCGAGCTATGGAGTTAACGGGCAAGGTGACCCGTCGAAACTGCTCACACAGCATCCGATCTATAATGACCTGGGACATAATCTTAAAGAACGTCTATCGGCGTACAGAGAACTGTTCAGGCATGAGTTGGAGCCCGGTGAGATCGATAGAATACGGAAAGCGACTAACGGGAATTTTGTTTTGGGCACAAGCCGTTTTCAGGAGGAAGTGGGAACCATACTTGATCGTCGGGTTGCTCCCGGGAAAGCCGGCCGGCCGAGAAAAAGAATGTGAACAATTAAAAACGTGGTCTGTCCCCTATTCAGGTTCAACAGCGCAATCGCTGTATCTAATCTAAGAATAATCTAAAAACATTGTTAAACAGTTCAGATCTGTTACAGGTCTACATTGCTGGGCTCCTGGTTTGATCTGAACTGTTCCTGTCTTTAATGCTCAGTTTTTGAGCGTGTCCCCTGATACTTCTTATATAAGTCATGCAGACGACTCCTCACATCGCGCAAGGTTTTGGAATAATCATTCGAAACCCAACGCGGCTCGCTAATCGAATAGATATCTTTTGCCATCTCATCAAGGGAAAATTCAATGGCTCTGCACCACTCTCCGGTGCAGACGTTGTCTATCTCGCGGGATTGTTCAAAATCCTTTTCGAGCTCATCAAGGCAGTCTGAGAGATTTTTCATATAATCACGGTGAACCATCATGAATGACTCTACCATCTCTTTTTGTTTTTTCATCTCAATCACCTCCACTTTATTGCCAAATTTCCTATGCGGAATAGCTGTACCACTCCCTGCAGCCATCAAGCCTTTCGGGCTCAAAGGCTCAAATAAATGTTAATCACTCATAGGGACCGGGCTAGTCTTTCTGCACTGCTTGTACATGTGGAGGTTTGGTCCTGATCTTTAAATTATCGCCTCGAGAACTCAAGCTAGACAAGCTAATTCCTGATGCTTATTTGCTGTTGGCTGATGGATGTCCCGAAAATGGTGCTCCCAAGCTCTGGTGCGCTCAGGTTCTACGCCGCTTTCGCATTTGATAATTAGAAAGGTCCTTTTCGTTGGCTATACACGGTCCTGTTATTTTGAGTATCTGGCCGTTTCTTTTGGTGAAATAGCGCTTCTCTTCACAACCGTTTACCTTTTCGCCATCTGCAGTATCCAGGGTAAATACCTTACGGGCCGCAACAACAGTATTGCTTTTGTCGGTTGCTATCTCCTGGCTGACAACCACCACCCGTTCAGCACCGTCGGGCTGATTGACTATGAAATATCCAATGACTTGTCTCATGTTGTTGAAACCTCAATCTCTAATGTATAGATATGATTATGGACAGAAAAAGGAGGAAGGATCTCAGGCAAACCCCTCCTCCAGGAAGAACATGAGGTTGATATGGCGTATCACTCTGAGGTTCTTCAGGCTCGGGACCAGCGGCGACTGCTTATGTCAATCAATTAGGCGTCAGCACCCTGGTCAGGCTTATTGCGGAATGAACAGCGAACACGACAAGTGGTATTACAATTTGCACGGTAACTGGTAGTAGCCAAAAACTGACAATAAATGGGCTTATCTCTGACATCTGTCTCCTCCTCTTGTATGAATTCACTCAAGCCAATTGGCGTTGAGGTGTAAGCGTTTACATCGAGTTTGACCGCAGTCCAGGGAACCGACTCTATATTTTGGGCAGATGGATCTCTGCCAAACAGCCCTGATGCATTCCTGACAAAATCGTTAGATTGGTTAATTTTATGAAATGTATCTAAATAACTGTCTATGTGTTATTTGTGGTATGTGTAATATATACTGCAAAATATTTGGCACTGGTCCGTTAGGTAGGACAAAAAAATGCCGGTGCGAAAAAAAGGCTCAAGAAACTGGTTATGCAATAGTTTCATTTTTTGTTTTGTACCAAATGTTCAATTTTGCATAGAGGGAAGCGATGTTCAAAGCCATTACCGCACACAGCATCAAAAGCAATGGGCCCGAAATTGTTGACGATCTGGTCAGGGACTCAAATGAAAAGCTGGGAGTGTACAGACCGTCTGCCGGAGTGCTCTATGCCTCGGCACCCCATGATACGGAAGCACTCAAAGGTATTCTTACAGGCCTAACGGAGGCTTTCCCTGGAATGGAAATTGTTGGGGGAACCGTCGTGGGCGGATTTACGGATGACAGTGGCTTTACCCAGGAGGGCTATTGGCTGTGTCTAATGGTAAGCGACTCGGTAACCTTGACTGCAGGCTGTCTGCCAAACATCTCATCCGTAATTCAGTCAAACGACTTTACCGAAGCCTTTCGCGCCAGTCTTGCAAAGGATCCTGGCTACCAAGATGCTCAAGCCTGTCTTTTTTTTTCGCCATACAATCACTTTGATGGGGAGAAATTCATTGATCACGTCCAGGAAGTGCTGCCGGAGAATTGCCTGGTCTTCGGCGGCATGGCCGCCGACTACTGGGACGAGCAGAACCTTGCCAACTTCTCAAAAATCACCCCGCCCGCAGAGAAATCGCTACTCTTTTTTGCCAAAGATGGCGTCATCCATCTTGAGGATGATACCGTCGTGTACCTCCTGTTCCAGGGAGAGATCGAAGTACAGTCCGGTGTCTCCTATGGTTGGTCAGATGTAGGTATGCTCTTCCCGGCCTGCGGTAACGAGTTTACCCTCACGGAAATTGACGGCAAAAATCCGCACACCTTTCTCCAAGAGTTTCAGCACCCCCTCGTTTTGGAGGAATAATCCCACATGGAATATTCATTGTGGATTCATGCCCCGGGAGAAGACCCGCATATTCGAGACATATTCTTTGATAAGGCCACTGGCAACTACTACACGAGAGGTGCCTGCCTCCCGCCGCGATTCCATATCAGCTTCTCTTATCCCGACAAATCAAAAGTATTACGAGAATACACAAATACCCTGGGTCGTCTTGCCGATGAGTATGAGCTGGTCATTGGCACCGTTTGCGCTACCCATCTTGCGGTCTTGGAGCAGGATATACGCCGGGAGTATGCGGAAATGACGAAGGCCTTTCAGCGAACCCCTCTGATTTGCAGCTATGCTTTCGGCGAGTATGGACCTTCGTTTACCAGCCCAAAAAGTAAGCTGCACAGCTTCTCGGGCGTTGTGTTCTGCCTAAAGGAAAAGGGCAGGGTCGATAACGGAGGAGGGGGAGCCAGGCATGGGTTTCTTGATGAAATCGTCAGGAGCCAGCGTGAAGAGATCAATTCGCTGCAGAAGCAGCTGCAATTTTTTGAAGGCAGCAAAAATATCAAGATGCAAAAATTGACTGAAGTTTGTCTCGGGGTACTGCTGTGCCGCTCCCGTAAATCACTGTCCGGCATGGCGGAACAAATAAGTGATTCCTTAAGAACATACTATAAGAAAAGAGGGCTAAAACCGCCGTACCCAATAAGCAGGAATAGACTGATCGAGCATCTTGGGAAGTTAAAAGAGCGTGCACAAAAACTGCTTTGAAAGAACCTCAATGGGAACATCTTGTTAGAGGCAAGGCGTGTTGATGAGGGTTCCCCGGGGAGCTGATTCGTACCTTTAGCTGTGCCGTCATATTTGACTATGAACGCATCCAACCCTGAGAACGTGCTGGATATGCAGCTTCGCAACAAGGAAGGGTCACCTATTGACAAGGGGCTTTTTACTGGGTGACCCCGTCCAATTGATTTCAGGCCGGTCCGCATTGCTACACTATTTAAGGGATAAATTAATTGACACGAAGGCCCATTTCATATTTATTAGAACGAACGTTCGTTTTAAAGGAGAGGGAGCAGCTATGTCAGGCAAAACACAGGAGCGGCGGGGATTGATACTGTCAACCGCTTTGAGGCTATTTTTTGAGCGGGGATATTTCAATACTTCCGTTCATGATATCCAAAAAGAGGCCGGAGTCAGTATCGGTTCTATCTACCATCATTTTGGAAATAAAGAGTCAATCGCCAAAGAGTTGTTTCAGGAAATTGAAACAAGCATGACGAGGGTTCTTACTGAGATTATGGAGATTCATGAAACCGCTCACGACCGTTGCAGGAGTGTGGTGCAGTATCTCTTTGACGAGACAGAAACGAACAGGGCTGAAATGCATTACATGTTGTACGCAAAACACCAGGAGTTTATGCCTGGGGAAAAACCAGTCTGTTCGTCCCGTCCCTTTACCCTGATGAAACAGATGGTGATTGAAGGAATTGACGCGGGACATATCAGACCGGTCGACCCGAACGTGGCTGCAGTGACCCTTTTTGGTGGGGCCATTCGTCTGATCTTCTTGCGTTTGGATGGTGTCCTCGAAAGACCGCTTCCCGACTATCTGGAAGAATGTTGGGAGTGTGCCTGGAGGGGTGTGGCAAAGTAGCAATTTTTTTTTCATAAGTATTAGAACGAACATTCGTTCTAAAGGAGCTGGCAATGAAATGTATTAGAGCTTTCAACGTATTTATAGCATCTTGCGTGTTGATGTTTTTAGTGAACGGAGTTGCGGTGGCAGGTGACGTGAACGATCAGGATGCCTTGAGCGGCCTGACGGAAACTAAAACTCTCTTTGATATCAATGTCAGCGAAGCTTCCAAGCTCGCCTTATACCTTGATGTCATCAATATGACCTACGATGATCTGCTCAGGCAGGGCAGGACCGCTGATTTTGTTATAGCATTTCGGGGGGCCTCTGTCCGTTTGGTTACCACTGAAAACTGGTCGTTTTCGGATCAGGATCAGGAACTGTTGAAAAAATCGGCTCAGCTCCTGGCTGAATTGCAAAAGAGGGGAGTGAAGATTGAAGCGTGTGCCATCGCTATCAACCTGTTCAAGGTTGAAGCGGATACTCTGCTGGATGGGGTAAAGGTTGTAGGGAACACGTTCGTTTCCCTGACCGGTTACCAGAATAAAGGTTATGCGCTGGTACCGATTCAGTGAGGGAATGACTTATGAAATATTACGGTATATTCAACGGAACCAGCAGCAGGAATAGAGTGTTGGTCGTATGGTTGCTACTGATCGTCCTGCTTGTCTCCGGTTGCTCAATGCATGCCGCAGGGGGTGATACTCTTGTGCTTCAGCAGGGTGATGATACCTTCCTTGACCAGAAGCATGGCTTGGAGTGGCGTCTGGAGCGGTCCGGCTACTTCAAAACAGCAGAGGATGTGGAGCATTATCTGCAAGGCTTAAACAAGGAGGAGGGCGAGCAGTGGCGCCTGCCGACAAAACAAGAGCTGTTTGATCTGTTCTCCAGCTTCGATTTGAAGTTAAACGGAGAAGTCAAAATACAGCTTGAGGGAAGATACTGGCTGCAAGATGATGGCAAAGATTATGTGGGATCCTGGCAAATCGGCGACCAGTGCGGCCCTTCACGCAGTTTTTATCGAGAGAAATCCGGCTATGTCCGGGCCGTTCGAAACATGCAGTAATAATTCTCAGATACCAGGAGCCTGTCGGACTATGGCGGTTTTCACTCAAATCGAGGCATCGAAGGAAAATAAGCGGAGCCATGAGGTTGATATTGCGAGCAGTGTTTTTTCCGTCGATAACGATGAGTTGGTTGAAAAGGGTTTAGTCTGACAGGCTCCTGGCAGTCATTTGAGTCGGTTCAGTGAGTAATGGAAGAGAAACATATACCTCTTTAAAGAAAATCCGGATGCGGCAAAACGTATGTTGCCACTCAAGAACTGACAAGGGAATTACCGTACAGAAAGCCGCAATCCCAATCAGTTCTGGGTCGCGGCTTTTTGTGGTTCAAAATATGTGGTTGTAGCTGAGCTAGCCTACCTATAGGTCAAAGCTGACGTCTTCGCTCCTATAGAAGCGAGTCGTTGATTGCCTCGCAGCAGCTTAAAATTTCAATCCGCTCACATTTGTTTGCTAGAGTTCTGTTGAGGATGGCAGTTTTTTGTTTGTGTCAGGTTGGAAAACGTGGTCTGGCAGGAATTTACTATCACAAACTCCCTGATTCCTCTTTGCTGAAAAGGCTAAAAAAAGAGTATTTCAAAACTTTTTAGTTCCCAGATACGCTTCAATATCAACTTCATCAATCTGTTCCGGGTCCAAAAATGTTCGTGCATATGTGAGGTAGATGCCGCTTTCAAGAAATAGCCTGAACAAGTTGCCATCCAGATGGTTGTTTTTCGCCATTGTGGTCATGATTTCTATCGCCTCTCTCAGGGATTTTGCTTTTTTATAGGGACGATCGGAGGCGGTTAAAGCCTCGAAGACATCTGCTATGGCAACGATTCTACCAGGGATTGAGATCTGGTCTGCACTGAGTTTGCGGGGGTAGCCGGTGCCATTGAGGGTCTCGTGGTGCGTTCCGGCATATTCCGGGATTCTTGTCATATTTTCGGGGAAGGGAAGGGTCTCAAGCATGTTGATGGTGGTGATGATATGTTCGTTGATCTTATACCGGTCTTCTGCGGTGAGGGTACCTTTTGAGACGCAGAGGTTGTAAATTTCGCCGAGATTATACAGATGCTTGAGCGGTTGCATGGCAAAATCCGATGATGAGCCGCCTATTCCTTTTTGCTTAGGATGCTCGACAATATGCTCAGGCCGGTCGGCCAGAAGAGGTTCCTCGCATGGCAGTGTTGGCTCCTTGGTTGGGAAACGGTCAAGTTCGAGCCGACCAAGGCCGAGCCGGTCGCTGAAATGCCGTACCCAGGTCTGTTTGGCAATTTGATGGACCCTTTCAACCTTTTCCTGAGCCATGAACTCTCCGCCAAGGTTGCACTCGGCTATAAAGCGAAAATCGTTTTTAAGTTCTTGCTGCCTTGCGGCGAGCTTTTCTCGAAGTGCTGCTTCGTCAATGTCTTCTCCTTGTGCCAACTCCCTCCAATACCCGATTTCGGCATCCCGCAGAAGGACCTCAAAGCGCATTCGAACTTCATGGATTCGGTTATAAATAGATTCCAGCTTAGTGGCTTTGTCGACAATGTGTTCAGGAGTGATGACTTTGCCGCAGTCGTGTAGCCAGGCTGCGGTCCGGAACTCTCGCCACTCGTCGTCTGTTTCCAGGGAAAATCCGGCAAAGCCCCCTGTTGTTGACTCACTGGCTGCTTTTGCCAGCATGAGAGACAGTTCCGGCACACGGGCACAGTGTCCGCCGGTATAGGGTGATTTCTGATCGATGGCGACAGCGATCAGCCTGATGAAGGAATCCATAAGTTCCCGCAGCGATACTTCATAAGCCTGTATGGCGGAGGCCATGGTGACCATGGAGCGCGACAACCCACGAATCTCTTTAATATTGCTTTCCACCATGGCCACTTCCATGTAGCGGCGCTGTTTTACCTTGTCACTCTCAACTACCAGGGCATTTATCGGCCGTACGATGATGGTGGAACAGTACCAGACTAAGGGGGTCAACAGCAGGAGCAGAATCAGGGTCATAATGAGTGAAAACCGGATCTTCTCCAGATACGGTGCCATGGCTTTCTGTACCGGTACCAGCAATCCCAGAAACTCACTTGATCCGTAGACCGATTCGATCTGTGCAACGTAACAAAAATATTCATGGCCCTTGATTTCGATAACCCGCAGTCCCCCTGCAGTCCCAAACTCTGAGGCGAGTTCGAGCAGCACAGGATGTGGTACGGTCTTGCGGACCTCATCCTTTTCATCCTGGTCCTTGCCGGTTCCGAACCATTTAGCATCCAGCTTTTCGAGATCGCTGTTGGCCAGTGAAGCCATGGCCTTTTCAAGAATCCCCGCCAGAAGTTCTTTCTCGGGTCGAACAAGAAAATGGAGTCCCTGCCCGGCAGATTCTCCGAGAGCTTCGAGTTCTTCGGGGCGACCTCCTATTTCCAGGTTTTTCAGGAAATAGGAATTGGCCAGGTATCGAACCACCGGTTCGCTGTCCAGGGTTGCATAGGCCTCTTTCGAGGAGACTGCCCGCATGGCCTCAATACTGTTTGCAACATGGAGACGCTTCACCTCCGGATGATTTTCTGCCAGATAGGTGTCAGTGGCCCACCCTTTGGGAATGGCGACGGTTTTGCCGGCCAGCTCTGCCAGGGAAGAGGGAATCGGGGTATCTTTCCTTACCACAAAGGCCTGGGGCATGGGCATGTATTGGCTGGTGAATACACCCATCTTTTCACGTTCTGGATTTTTTAACAGGGAGTGCAGAAGGTCGAGCTTACCATCCTTAAACAGGGCGACCAGTTCTTCCCAGGAATAGCCGTTCACATATTCGACCCGGAAACCGGCTTTGTCGGCCAGCAGGTTCAGCAAATCGACGGAGTAGCCCTTGGGCTTGCCGCTGAGGGCAAAGTCAAAGGGGGGCCAGTTCATCTCGTTGGAAGCTTTTATTACAGGATACGAAGAGAGAAACGCCTGCTCTTCGTCATCGAGGGCAATGGGAGACCAGTGGACGCTTTTGGCACGATCTGTCGAGTATGATGTCTGGGCGATAATCTCCCCATGTTTGTCAAACATGAAGGCCTGGCTGTCAGGTAGCAGTTGCTGCTTCTGAAGAAAGTCGGACAGGCCTGCGAGGGAAATATCCACAGCGGCGACCCGCTGACCTCCGTCAATGCTGGTTGCATAGGTGAGCCCTGGAGATTTGAGGCTTGAGAAGAGATAGGGCGCTGTCTTGATAATGCCAGGCGTTGCGAGGGCATCTTTAAACCATGGTCGTACCCTGGGATCATAATCGGTGTTTTCAGTTTTCTCGAAGCGGACTGAAAATGCTGAATCAAGATAGACCGTTGTTTTTTTACGAACTCCATTAACTGACGAGAACCTGAGAGCAAGCCATCTGTCGTGCTGGGCGGCGCCGAACACACCCCGGACATTGTCGCTGCTCTCAAGGTTGATAATCTCGAATAATTCCCCGGTATCGTATCCTATATACACCGCATAGATACTCGGTGCGTTTTCCATTGCGCCGGCAAAAAGCTTGATTGCACGGAGCTCCTGTTCCGGCCCGGGAAAATTCTCGAGCTCGTAAAAATGACTGAGGACTCCAACCAGATTGACACTTTGGCTGTCGAGGGCTTTTACCCTTTCGTTAATCATCTCGGCCAAGATGTGAAAGGATGACTCAGCAGCTGTCTGGGCGAGGTCTTTACTGAAATAGTGCTGTAACCCAAGAGTCAGCCCCGCTATCAGGCATGACATAAAGAGGAAGACACCAAACACGGTGGTACGGATGGATAGGGTTTTCCGAACTTTATGCTCAGCCATATGGTCACAATTTCAGCTTGCTGAAGCAGCTCTCTCTGCTTCGGGCCTGTTTCGGCTCAGTCAACCTGAGTCCCGTGAAGTAGAAGATGACAACCGGAATGAGAGACGTGTTTGAGAATATCCTTCGTCTTCATACATATTATCATTTGTAGGATATAAATCGCACCCAATCAAAGAATTAATGATTGGGGAGGGTCTTTCATTCGAGGTACTTAATGCCAGGAGCGAAGGAAATATCCGGGCTGTGAAGTGTGTTGAAATTGAGGGGGAAAGTATGTGGTCAGTGAATCCTGGGGTGATCTTTGCTGCATGCTCAAAGTGTTTGCACACGGCAAAAATTACAAAACCCGTTTGATATCTTTTTATTAACTATTGAAGAATTTATTCAAAAGGTAATTCCGCCTTTTCTGCAGTTGAACTCTTGAATAAGTGAGTGGTGCTTGAGAGGTGGAGGATCATATTGTACATTGGGAGCAACCTCTGGTGCACTGAAAACATTGTCATTCAAGACCTGATCTTACCTTTCACTTTATACTTCTCATTCCACAGAAGAAGAATCGATGCTCTTTGCAAAACAACACACTTTCGGCCCCATAAAAGGTTTTGAAGTGGGCATTGCCCCGGCGGGAAAGTTGATAAAGTCCGTATATGTTTATCAAATTGACTCATTCCTCATTGATACCGGTCCCCATCATCTGCGAAAGAAAATCGGATTGATGATTAACAGCAGTGCTGTCGCCTCCATCCTGTTGACCCATCACCACGAGGATCACAGCGGCAACGCCGCCTTCCTGAAAAGCCGGACCGGGGCTCCTGTCTACCTGCACCCGTACGGGGCGGCAAAGGTGTTGAAGGGCTTCAATATTCTGCCGTACCAGCATATCCTTTTTGGCAAGGCTCAGCGCTTTCAGGCAGAGTTTTGCCCGGAGGTCGTAGAAGGTGAAAAAATAACCCTTAAAGCACTGCACACACCGGGTCATAGTAAGGATCATACTGTTTTTCATGTGGAAGAGGAGGGATGGCTCTTTTCTGGCGATCTCTTTGTCGGTGAAAAAATCCAGTTTTTCAGGGTTGATGAAAAAATTGACCAGCAGATTGCATCGTTACGAAAAATAGCAGACCTGGATTTCGACACACTCTTTTGTGGCCATCGCCCGAAAATGAAAAACGGCCCTAAGCTCATAAGGCGAAAAATCGATTATCTCGAAAGCTTTCAGGAGCAAGTCACTGGATTCTATCAAAAGGGGCTTGAAGAAAAAGAGATTATACAGCAGCTACGCGATAAAAATGATCTGCCGGTCAGGCTTTTCACTATGGGCAATGCCAGTTTCGGGCATATGGTCAGGTCATCTCTGAATACAATACCTGACTACCGGCAGACTCGCTAACCCCTCCACGATCCGGCGCTGCCACGCTGGTTATCATAGTTTTGCTGAGCCAGGAGACTGTCGGACTATTGCGATTTTCACTCAAATCGAGGCATCGAAAGAAAATTAAGCGGAGCCATATAGATAATATCGAAGTCTCACTTCGTTCGCTTATCTGCGAGCATTAATTTTTTTTCGATAACGATGAGTTGGCTAAAAAGGGCTTAGTCCGACAGACTCCTGGAGCTACACCTGGAACGCTACCTCAGCGATTACGGCTGTCTTGCGGTTTATGTGTCTGCTATTCAGGGAAAATTCCTCTTGTTTACAATGTGAATCAAAAATTGATATTGGCTGTAGCAGAGCTGTTGCAGTGCACACGTTTGACAGGCCAGTGTTTCTTCTGCTATCGGTATGTTATTAGGTGGCGCATTCTTGGGGGAGAAACCTCACCACGGGTAAACGAAGGAGCGAACCATGAAAAAGGACTTGAAAAAGTTGCTAGCAGGTCTTGGGGTGGCGGGTCTGATCGGCGCAGGCGGGGTAACCCTGCCGGGACATGTTGCCGGCAGTGGTTGAGGCGGTTCCAGCGGCACAGGTGGTGCCGATGCAGAAAAGCCTGCAGGGACCAGTGGCTGAAGCGGTCAGACTGAAGGCGCCGTGAGCGCTGAAGAAAAGACCGAAGAAACGGTTGAAGAGGGTAAGCAGGCAGCAGAAGACATGGAGAAAGAGGGTGAGGAAAAAGTAGAAGAGGGTAGTGAAGAGGTTCTGCCCAAGAAAACCGGATCGAGTGGTTGAAGCGGCTGATACAACGTACGGTCGTACGGTTATCGTAAGGGATTGTATACGGGGAATGCCGATATTTCAGAGAGTGGTATCGGCATTTCTCTTTGTCATCTGAGACGTCATTATAAAAGCCTGAATTCAATGTGAAGGACCTCCGGAAACTGTGAAAACCAACATTGCCGAGCTACCCGTAACAGCGTCGTACCTTCCAAAGGTATTTGCCCGGACGGGAAATTATGACAGGGTTGAGTCCCTGCTTAAGGCGATCAGGGATATCGAACAGGCTGAGCATATCACCCTGCATCCGTTCATCTTTGATCTGGCCAGGTTGGAGTGGACACTGCACAAGGTGGACCGCGAGCATAACCCTGGTCCGGAACACCAGCATTGCCCTGAAGTGAATCCGACCCTTGAAATCTTGTCCTCAGCCTGGAGTGGGTTGCCTGAAATGCTTGCTGGCAATCGAACTTCTGTTCAGCCTGGTGAGGGGTATGTTGCAGTGTGCAAACCCTATGGTAAGCAAAGGGCTTCTGCCCTGAAGATAACGGGTCACGATCTGCTGGCAATCAAGCTTGTTGCTGAAGACCTCGACAAAAGAGCCGTTGCTCAAGAGGGTGGCACATCGATTGCCGTGGTTGAGAGCTTTCTGGCAGAGGCTCGGGATAAGGGCTTGATTCATCTGCCGCGGCCTCTGATTAAAAGGGATGGGG of the Desulfosediminicola ganghwensis genome contains:
- the sbtA gene encoding SbtA family thio(seleno)oxazole RiPP natural product precursor: MKKDLKKLLAGLGVAGLIGAGGVTLPGHVAGSGUGGSSGTGGADAEKPAGTSGUSGQTEGAVSAEEKTEETVEEGKQAAEDMEKEGEEKVEEGSEEVLPKKTGSSGUSGUYNVRSYGYRKGLYTGNADISESGIGISLCHLRRHYKSLNSM
- a CDS encoding DUF1566 domain-containing protein, coding for MKYYGIFNGTSSRNRVLVVWLLLIVLLVSGCSMHAAGGDTLVLQQGDDTFLDQKHGLEWRLERSGYFKTAEDVEHYLQGLNKEEGEQWRLPTKQELFDLFSSFDLKLNGEVKIQLEGRYWLQDDGKDYVGSWQIGDQCGPSRSFYREKSGYVRAVRNMQ
- a CDS encoding transposase, producing MPRRPRIILPDVPLHIIQRGNNRQACFFADEDYCFYLDWLQEYSRKSGCAIHAYVLMTNHVHLLLTPKRKESAGNLMKLLGQRYVQYINRTYKRSGTLWEGRFRSSVIQQDTYLLTCQRYIEMNPVRAGMVKYPGDYRWSSYGVNGQGDPSKLLTQHPIYNDLGHNLKERLSAYRELFRHELEPGEIDRIRKATNGNFVLGTSRFQEEVGTILDRRVAPGKAGRPRKRM
- a CDS encoding MBL fold metallo-hydrolase — protein: MLFAKQHTFGPIKGFEVGIAPAGKLIKSVYVYQIDSFLIDTGPHHLRKKIGLMINSSAVASILLTHHHEDHSGNAAFLKSRTGAPVYLHPYGAAKVLKGFNILPYQHILFGKAQRFQAEFCPEVVEGEKITLKALHTPGHSKDHTVFHVEEEGWLFSGDLFVGEKIQFFRVDEKIDQQIASLRKIADLDFDTLFCGHRPKMKNGPKLIRRKIDYLESFQEQVTGFYQKGLEEKEIIQQLRDKNDLPVRLFTMGNASFGHMVRSSLNTIPDYRQTR
- a CDS encoding FIST N-terminal domain-containing protein, with translation MFKAITAHSIKSNGPEIVDDLVRDSNEKLGVYRPSAGVLYASAPHDTEALKGILTGLTEAFPGMEIVGGTVVGGFTDDSGFTQEGYWLCLMVSDSVTLTAGCLPNISSVIQSNDFTEAFRASLAKDPGYQDAQACLFFSPYNHFDGEKFIDHVQEVLPENCLVFGGMAADYWDEQNLANFSKITPPAEKSLLFFAKDGVIHLEDDTVVYLLFQGEIEVQSGVSYGWSDVGMLFPACGNEFTLTEIDGKNPHTFLQEFQHPLVLEE
- a CDS encoding HD domain-containing phosphohydrolase, whose product is MAEHKVRKTLSIRTTVFGVFLFMSCLIAGLTLGLQHYFSKDLAQTAAESSFHILAEMINERVKALDSQSVNLVGVLSHFYELENFPGPEQELRAIKLFAGAMENAPSIYAVYIGYDTGELFEIINLESSDNVRGVFGAAQHDRWLALRFSSVNGVRKKTTVYLDSAFSVRFEKTENTDYDPRVRPWFKDALATPGIIKTAPYLFSSLKSPGLTYATSIDGGQRVAAVDISLAGLSDFLQKQQLLPDSQAFMFDKHGEIIAQTSYSTDRAKSVHWSPIALDDEEQAFLSSYPVIKASNEMNWPPFDFALSGKPKGYSVDLLNLLADKAGFRVEYVNGYSWEELVALFKDGKLDLLHSLLKNPEREKMGVFTSQYMPMPQAFVVRKDTPIPSSLAELAGKTVAIPKGWATDTYLAENHPEVKRLHVANSIEAMRAVSSKEAYATLDSEPVVRYLANSYFLKNLEIGGRPEELEALGESAGQGLHFLVRPEKELLAGILEKAMASLANSDLEKLDAKWFGTGKDQDEKDEVRKTVPHPVLLELASEFGTAGGLRVIEIKGHEYFCYVAQIESVYGSSEFLGLLVPVQKAMAPYLEKIRFSLIMTLILLLLLTPLVWYCSTIIVRPINALVVESDKVKQRRYMEVAMVESNIKEIRGLSRSMVTMASAIQAYEVSLRELMDSFIRLIAVAIDQKSPYTGGHCARVPELSLMLAKAASESTTGGFAGFSLETDDEWREFRTAAWLHDCGKVITPEHIVDKATKLESIYNRIHEVRMRFEVLLRDAEIGYWRELAQGEDIDEAALREKLAARQQELKNDFRFIAECNLGGEFMAQEKVERVHQIAKQTWVRHFSDRLGLGRLELDRFPTKEPTLPCEEPLLADRPEHIVEHPKQKGIGGSSSDFAMQPLKHLYNLGEIYNLCVSKGTLTAEDRYKINEHIITTINMLETLPFPENMTRIPEYAGTHHETLNGTGYPRKLSADQISIPGRIVAIADVFEALTASDRPYKKAKSLREAIEIMTTMAKNNHLDGNLFRLFLESGIYLTYARTFLDPEQIDEVDIEAYLGTKKF
- a CDS encoding DsrE family protein, with product MKCIRAFNVFIASCVLMFLVNGVAVAGDVNDQDALSGLTETKTLFDINVSEASKLALYLDVINMTYDDLLRQGRTADFVIAFRGASVRLVTTENWSFSDQDQELLKKSAQLLAELQKRGVKIEACAIAINLFKVEADTLLDGVKVVGNTFVSLTGYQNKGYALVPIQ
- a CDS encoding TetR/AcrR family transcriptional regulator; its protein translation is MSGKTQERRGLILSTALRLFFERGYFNTSVHDIQKEAGVSIGSIYHHFGNKESIAKELFQEIETSMTRVLTEIMEIHETAHDRCRSVVQYLFDETETNRAEMHYMLYAKHQEFMPGEKPVCSSRPFTLMKQMVIEGIDAGHIRPVDPNVAAVTLFGGAIRLIFLRLDGVLERPLPDYLEECWECAWRGVAK